One genomic window of Cannabis sativa cultivar Pink pepper isolate KNU-18-1 chromosome 2, ASM2916894v1, whole genome shotgun sequence includes the following:
- the LOC133035074 gene encoding uncharacterized protein At3g17950-like, whose amino-acid sequence MAQQEEGWPLGLQPLNARVGLARNRDFSGSISFNTLITGSPTCSTDSSSDLDTESTGSFFHDKSITLGSLIGVNSILELSRRSIRGRKSEPSKENKSSNTRTRRIWCFSICSSSDTSDIAENSNDAAPPSLGHFLAVERKTANECRSDQRQTSFYGPDELAMAQSTAETNTLFIDGCIAPPRSSPCSGTEMNMRRNRGLDHCLGCGFSLLCPCMSGQPSH is encoded by the exons ATGGCTCAGCAG GAGGAAGGGTGGCCACTTGGTCTGCAGCCACTTAATGCAAGAGTTGGTTTAGCTAGAAACAGAGATTTTTCAGGATCAATATCATTCAACACTTTAATTACTGGTTCTCCAACATGTTCTACAGATTCTTCCTCAGATTTAGATACTGAG TCCACTGGTTCTTTCTTCCATGACAAGAGTATCACACTTGGGAGTCTTATTGGAGTTAATAGCATTCTAGAGCTGTCCAGAAGATCAATCAGAGGAAGAAAAAGTGAGCCATCTAAGGAAAATAAGAGCAGCAACACCAGGACCAGGAGGATATGGTGTTTTTCTATATGTTCATCAAGTGACACTTCTGATATTGCTGAGAATTCCAATGATGCTGCACCACCATCTCTTGGCCATTTTCTTGCAGTTGAGAGAAAAACTGCGAACGAATGTAGGAGTGACCAAAGGCAAACTAGTTTTTATGGACCAGACGAGCTTGCCATGGCTCAGTCAACAGCTGAAACAAACACACTTTTCATTGATGGCTGCATAGCTCCTCCTCGGTCAAGTCCATGTTCAGGTACAGAGATGAACATGAGAAGAAACAGAGGACTAGATCATTGCTTGGGGTGTGGATTTTCATTACTGTGTCCATGCATGTCTGGACAGCCTTCCCACTAA